A genomic segment from Acidobacteriota bacterium encodes:
- a CDS encoding FHA domain-containing protein, with protein MVILEGDLGTLRLVGPLRCLIEEGLSAVIEVENVDSTIALSGGEIVRASEVDESDARRSLVELLATREGRFSARIAEPEDVEGERLEVDLEVLAREAMEMERDRAGTPLSAVPSVTVDPDDDDLQVSGAELRLLMKIDGQRTVEDVTKGGDEAAMEILRGLLERGLVVIEGGADSATSAPVRFDGVACLTLEDADRTTHLLDGDEYVLGRKAENGVAIEHPSVSGTHAKVRRLPEGYLLEDLKSRNGTFVNGVKVDKRLLKDGDRVRLGTVYLVYSVTNTNASGAVEHAAEQKGNS; from the coding sequence ATGGTCATTCTCGAAGGCGACCTCGGAACCCTTCGGCTTGTCGGTCCGCTTCGGTGTCTCATCGAGGAAGGTCTGTCCGCCGTCATCGAGGTCGAGAACGTCGACTCGACGATTGCGTTGTCGGGCGGGGAGATCGTCAGAGCTTCCGAGGTTGACGAGTCCGATGCCCGGAGGTCACTGGTCGAGCTGCTCGCGACGAGGGAGGGCCGCTTTTCGGCCAGAATCGCCGAGCCGGAGGATGTCGAGGGTGAGCGGCTCGAAGTCGACCTCGAGGTCCTGGCGCGTGAGGCGATGGAGATGGAGAGAGATCGAGCCGGGACTCCGCTGTCGGCCGTTCCTTCCGTCACCGTCGATCCGGATGATGACGATCTTCAGGTCTCCGGCGCCGAGCTGCGACTCCTCATGAAGATCGACGGACAACGTACCGTCGAGGATGTGACCAAAGGGGGAGACGAGGCGGCCATGGAGATTCTTCGCGGCCTTCTGGAACGGGGGCTGGTCGTCATCGAAGGGGGTGCAGACTCCGCGACGTCCGCGCCGGTCAGGTTCGACGGGGTCGCCTGTCTGACGCTCGAGGATGCCGACCGCACCACGCATCTTCTCGATGGCGACGAATACGTCCTCGGCCGTAAAGCGGAAAACGGCGTTGCGATCGAGCATCCGAGCGTATCGGGGACTCATGCGAAGGTTCGGAGATTGCCGGAGGGGTATCTGCTGGAAGATCTCAAGAGCCGTAACGGAACGTTCGTCAACGGCGTGAAGGTCGACAAACGTCTGCTGAAGGACGGCGACCGGGTTCGCCTCGGAACGGTTTATCTCGTGTATTCGGTGACGAACACGAATGCTTCCGGCGCGGTCGAGCACGCTGCGGAACAGAAAGGTAACTCATGA
- a CDS encoding cytochrome c family protein: MKVAFTILGLAAAFFALGNAQQPAPVANRPALPQPDEPGFYLGPTSCAGSTCHGSPYPVENSNILMNEYDTWVHADGVTHVNAWNVLLNAKSRRIARNMNLPVSADRSPLCLRCHTLYAPEKSTAGVELSDGVSCESCHGPASGWRADHFREGWTHEDSLAAGMLDTRDPSARSTTCLGCHMGSGSNVVDHTLIAAGHPLLTFEVDNFTNSGRLPTHWRRGVHPERHGADAWAEGQLVAFRRSLQNLDYAARGILWPEFSHLACDSCHHQLRDGDWRQQRGYSRRPGLPQWNPEHWLPLQAVMAEVSPERTRAITADVERLSARVVRMSDSEAISSEARAIDYALAPESNPIRNLEWTDPRLRRVMLRLVSEEALVATADRRLAEQVVYGLTSLQAERVEARPSEASSQLTRRIDQLYALVDSSKYPDEIDRGRYLELTREIRALLQG, from the coding sequence GTGAAAGTCGCGTTCACGATTCTGGGGCTTGCCGCGGCCTTTTTCGCGCTCGGCAATGCCCAGCAGCCCGCTCCCGTCGCGAACCGCCCGGCACTTCCGCAACCGGACGAGCCCGGTTTCTATCTCGGGCCCACTTCCTGCGCTGGCAGCACCTGCCACGGAAGTCCCTACCCGGTCGAGAACAGCAATATTCTGATGAACGAGTACGACACGTGGGTCCATGCGGACGGCGTCACGCACGTCAACGCGTGGAACGTTCTGCTCAACGCGAAGTCCCGCCGCATCGCGCGCAACATGAATCTTCCGGTCTCCGCGGATCGCTCCCCCCTCTGCCTCCGATGCCACACGCTCTACGCGCCCGAAAAGTCGACCGCGGGGGTCGAGCTCTCCGACGGTGTCTCGTGCGAGTCGTGCCACGGGCCGGCCAGCGGATGGAGGGCGGATCACTTTCGTGAAGGATGGACGCATGAGGATTCGCTCGCGGCCGGGATGCTCGATACGCGGGATCCATCCGCCCGCTCCACCACGTGTCTGGGCTGTCACATGGGTAGCGGCTCGAACGTCGTCGATCACACGCTGATCGCGGCCGGCCATCCGCTTCTGACCTTCGAGGTCGACAACTTCACCAACAGCGGGCGTCTCCCCACGCATTGGCGCAGGGGGGTGCACCCCGAGCGGCACGGTGCCGATGCCTGGGCAGAAGGCCAGCTGGTCGCGTTTCGCCGAAGTCTCCAGAACCTCGATTACGCCGCGCGGGGAATCCTCTGGCCGGAGTTTTCCCATCTCGCGTGCGACTCGTGTCATCACCAGTTGCGGGACGGTGACTGGAGACAGCAGAGGGGTTATTCGCGGCGGCCCGGGCTGCCTCAGTGGAATCCGGAGCACTGGTTGCCGCTCCAGGCAGTGATGGCGGAGGTGTCTCCGGAGCGGACACGAGCGATTACGGCTGATGTCGAGAGGCTCTCGGCCCGGGTCGTCCGGATGAGCGATTCCGAGGCGATCTCGAGCGAGGCCCGGGCGATCGATTACGCGCTTGCGCCGGAGTCGAACCCCATCCGGAATCTCGAATGGACCGATCCGAGGCTGCGGCGAGTGATGCTTCGGCTCGTCTCGGAGGAGGCTCTGGTCGCCACGGCGGACCGGAGGCTGGCGGAGCAGGTGGTCTATGGTCTGACGTCGCTTCAGGCGGAGCGGGTCGAGGCGCGACCTTCCGAGGCGAGCTCGCAGCTGACGCGGAGGATCGACCAG
- a CDS encoding cyclic nucleotide-binding domain-containing protein, protein MNEDVYDVLIVGSGPAGLTAATQAHLNGLSYAVLEREQHFSDTLFRYQARKYVMAEPSMIPLRGELPFEAGSREQILEGWYEMIDDLGLRIHLGGEVRGVRKEGETFVVSTPLGEWRGRAVILAMGTQGSLRTLGVEGESLPQVLYHLVDPADHNDQDIVVIGAGDSAVEIAIALADENRVSLVVRGPEIVRAKDSLIREVITRATNGSISVYYSANVAEVRDGEVDLSVRGDNITIPADLLFVKIGADAPRKFFESIGIEYNGKGPNARPILSDVYETSVPGLYLIGAASGRDLIKLGMNQAWEVIEHLAGREVEPADEAVLRERIPFLDGTVRQRLRELQRRIPVLGAASEEQLRETILTADVREYSPGSEIIRQDDYTNDFLIIESGRVEIVHRTDDGVLNSVAALTAGNFFGEMSLLSNRRRSASAIALDRTRIISIPRKAILKLIRTSPEVGALIDQAFLIRALGGYLFPGTPGAVLGQLATESSLESRPKDYVVFSEGDEADAFYLIRNGMVKISRMAGGREIILAYLVAGNFFGEGALLTDAPRSATVTTIFPTELIRLSRAAFDRFISTNPELRDLPLSKLEERRIAGLISEASPDTGFIIEDLIREEIVMGTDSLMIDEYRCVRCNNCIEACEAVHDDGQARLSLTGIKFYNLLAPNSCWQCENPMCMIDCPPDAIARDPRGEVYIKSNCIGCGNCESNCPYGNIFMVHPESPRDSVWGWVKSLFSGEDVEDVDRTVAVKCDLCRDIAGGPACVRSCPTGAAIRLTPNEYKSTLEEIVVRKRAN, encoded by the coding sequence ATGAATGAGGATGTATACGACGTTCTGATCGTCGGCTCCGGCCCGGCCGGACTGACAGCCGCGACACAGGCTCACCTCAATGGATTGTCGTACGCGGTTCTGGAGCGCGAGCAACACTTTTCCGACACGCTGTTTCGATATCAGGCCAGGAAGTACGTCATGGCCGAGCCATCAATGATTCCACTTCGAGGCGAGCTTCCTTTCGAAGCGGGATCGCGCGAACAGATCCTCGAGGGCTGGTACGAGATGATCGACGATCTGGGGCTTCGCATCCACCTGGGAGGGGAGGTCCGTGGCGTCCGCAAGGAGGGGGAGACGTTCGTCGTGTCGACTCCACTGGGTGAGTGGAGAGGGCGTGCGGTCATTCTCGCCATGGGAACCCAGGGCTCATTGCGGACGCTCGGAGTCGAGGGAGAGTCTCTGCCGCAGGTGCTCTATCACCTGGTTGATCCGGCGGATCACAATGATCAGGACATCGTCGTCATCGGAGCGGGTGACTCGGCGGTGGAGATCGCGATTGCGCTGGCGGACGAGAATCGCGTGAGCCTGGTCGTTCGCGGACCTGAGATCGTTCGGGCAAAAGACAGTCTGATACGCGAGGTCATCACGCGGGCAACGAACGGCTCGATCTCGGTGTATTACAGCGCAAACGTGGCTGAAGTTCGTGATGGTGAGGTGGATCTGTCGGTTCGCGGTGACAACATCACGATCCCGGCGGATCTTCTCTTCGTCAAGATCGGCGCGGATGCACCGAGAAAGTTTTTCGAGTCGATCGGCATCGAGTACAACGGGAAGGGACCCAACGCCAGGCCAATCCTCTCCGACGTTTACGAAACGTCGGTGCCGGGCCTCTACCTGATCGGAGCCGCCAGCGGGCGGGACCTCATCAAGCTCGGGATGAACCAGGCGTGGGAGGTCATCGAGCATCTGGCCGGCCGCGAGGTGGAGCCGGCGGATGAAGCGGTTCTCAGGGAGCGGATCCCATTCCTCGACGGTACGGTGAGACAGCGGCTCCGTGAGTTGCAGAGGCGCATCCCGGTTCTCGGAGCAGCCAGCGAGGAACAGCTTCGCGAGACGATCCTGACGGCCGATGTCAGGGAGTACTCGCCGGGATCCGAGATCATCCGGCAGGACGACTACACCAACGATTTTCTGATCATCGAATCGGGTCGCGTCGAGATCGTGCATCGAACCGACGATGGAGTGCTCAATTCGGTTGCTGCGCTGACGGCTGGAAACTTTTTCGGAGAGATGAGCCTGCTGTCGAATCGGCGGCGAAGCGCCTCGGCGATCGCTCTGGACAGAACCCGCATCATCTCGATTCCGAGGAAGGCGATTCTGAAGCTGATTCGAACCTCGCCCGAGGTGGGAGCGCTGATCGATCAGGCATTTCTGATACGCGCTCTCGGAGGTTACCTCTTTCCGGGAACCCCGGGAGCGGTTCTGGGTCAGCTCGCGACGGAATCGTCGCTGGAATCGCGGCCGAAGGACTACGTCGTATTCAGCGAGGGAGACGAGGCGGACGCCTTCTATCTGATCCGCAACGGGATGGTGAAGATCTCCCGCATGGCGGGAGGGAGAGAGATCATCCTCGCCTATCTCGTGGCGGGCAATTTCTTCGGCGAGGGCGCATTGCTGACCGATGCGCCCCGGAGCGCCACCGTGACGACGATCTTTCCGACCGAGCTGATTCGTCTGTCGCGAGCGGCATTCGACCGCTTCATCTCGACCAACCCCGAGCTTCGCGACCTCCCGCTGAGCAAGCTCGAGGAGCGAAGGATTGCGGGACTGATCTCGGAAGCAAGCCCCGATACCGGCTTCATCATCGAGGATCTCATCCGGGAAGAGATCGTGATGGGAACCGACTCGCTCATGATCGACGAGTATCGATGCGTCCGATGCAACAACTGCATCGAGGCATGCGAGGCGGTCCACGACGACGGACAGGCACGGCTCTCGTTGACCGGAATCAAGTTCTACAATCTCCTGGCGCCAAACTCCTGCTGGCAGTGCGAGAACCCGATGTGCATGATCGACTGTCCTCCCGACGCGATCGCGAGAGATCCTCGGGGCGAGGTTTACATCAAGAGCAACTGCATCGGGTGTGGGAACTGTGAATCCAACTGTCCGTACGGCAACATTTTCATGGTTCATCCGGAGTCGCCGAGAGACTCGGTCTGGGGTTGGGTCAAGTCGCTATTCAGTGGTGAGGATGTCGAAGACGTCGACCGGACGGTCGCGGTCAAGTGCGACCTCTGCAGGGATATCGCGGGAGGACCGGCCTGTGTCAGGAGCTGTCCCACCGGAGCGGCCATCCGCCTCACGCCGAACGAGTACAAGTCGACGCTCGAAGAAATCGTAGTGAGGAAGAGGGCGAATTGA
- a CDS encoding FHA domain-containing protein encodes MTFILQWLDGTAVSLQRIEGSELRIGRGTDAQIRSDNVAVALTHAIIEAAGDEYVVDDQGSITGTYVNERTVDRHTLRKGDRIEIGDLRLTVQEASGGKPLFLRIERTVRSARGAGLMRGLDEQDPAETLSRGSVIVSRALDYDRKYSIRRRLFSRRGLGWLAFLVTALIVAQLLTGRKEEPFMPGGLSAAHASAVTADGRRVIEADDCHACHVAFEGPSNALCEGCHQQAFHQMGTADAGDCAACHTEHRALESLTAVSDRFCVDCHDDLSEHGEDFTVARSVSAFGANHPEFQFLVDRENDVRIPAGDPALMTADPNPLKFDHECHLSGDCRTRPPQPGSRQTLVEDISCASCHELDLNRGSFDSISFDAHCSRCHVLTFDNRFEALPHGLPLEAVAGIVANAYGGTAPLLRADPSDVGRIVSRSTGESPAAASRAVRVAQRAIRARCEECHELEGGEVEKPATVATLLPEMRPFDHAVHLSGSMDLTCETCHVGISSSSSSATYSMPATAQCTSCHEGEVVARPTGLAACSTCHYYHDLTRQHGAGWTVKAASLGLPPAAVPVAQSGETGEDTSSERSGMTMDLGMMEIVLLAIGIIFAFIAGIMLVGWFALRREKRKLDKQAASGSRRSGFASTTPASTPSSAQASPAPAGQPPPAPAGGPGATPKGSAPKTMMMTRRPSTIPEAPEGATVAVKWQGSIAWTSGPLEGMRLPIDDSGFYIGRDKEMAQMVIDDPRISRRHVWVGIRDGKPTVVDQGSTNGTFLNDVNNRISESVLKSGDEVILSEDVARFRFDA; translated from the coding sequence ATGACATTCATCCTTCAGTGGCTCGACGGAACCGCGGTCTCGCTGCAGCGCATCGAAGGGAGCGAGCTCCGAATCGGTCGCGGGACCGACGCTCAGATCAGATCCGACAATGTCGCCGTCGCGCTCACGCACGCGATCATCGAGGCGGCGGGTGACGAATATGTCGTGGACGATCAGGGGAGCATCACCGGAACCTACGTAAACGAGCGCACCGTCGATCGCCATACGCTCCGGAAAGGCGATCGGATCGAGATTGGCGATCTTCGTCTGACCGTGCAGGAAGCTTCCGGAGGGAAGCCACTCTTCCTTCGGATTGAACGAACCGTGCGAAGCGCCCGTGGCGCCGGCCTGATGCGGGGTTTGGACGAGCAGGATCCGGCGGAGACGCTCTCTCGTGGCTCGGTCATCGTCAGCCGCGCGCTCGACTACGACAGAAAGTACTCGATCCGGCGAAGACTGTTTTCGCGCCGCGGTCTCGGCTGGCTCGCCTTTCTGGTCACTGCTCTGATCGTCGCGCAACTGCTCACGGGCCGGAAGGAAGAGCCGTTCATGCCCGGCGGCCTTTCGGCAGCGCATGCCTCGGCCGTGACCGCCGATGGTCGCCGCGTCATCGAGGCTGACGATTGCCACGCCTGCCACGTTGCGTTCGAGGGCCCCTCCAACGCACTCTGCGAAGGTTGCCATCAGCAGGCGTTTCATCAGATGGGAACCGCCGATGCGGGCGACTGTGCCGCCTGCCATACCGAGCACCGCGCGCTCGAGAGCCTCACCGCAGTGTCCGATCGGTTTTGTGTGGATTGCCACGACGACCTCAGCGAGCATGGTGAGGACTTCACCGTAGCCCGGTCGGTCAGTGCTTTCGGAGCGAACCATCCCGAGTTCCAGTTTCTCGTCGACAGGGAAAATGACGTCCGGATCCCCGCGGGTGACCCTGCATTGATGACCGCCGATCCGAACCCGCTGAAATTCGATCACGAATGTCATCTCAGCGGAGATTGCCGGACGAGGCCGCCGCAGCCCGGCTCGCGGCAGACGCTGGTCGAGGACATCTCGTGCGCTTCCTGCCACGAGCTCGATCTGAATCGTGGATCATTCGACTCGATCTCCTTCGACGCGCACTGCTCACGGTGCCACGTCCTCACCTTCGACAACCGCTTCGAGGCGCTGCCGCACGGCTTGCCGCTCGAAGCCGTGGCCGGAATTGTCGCGAACGCCTACGGCGGAACGGCGCCGCTGCTCCGAGCCGATCCCTCCGATGTGGGGCGGATCGTCTCGCGCTCGACCGGCGAATCACCAGCCGCGGCATCGAGAGCGGTCCGCGTGGCACAGCGGGCGATCCGGGCCCGATGCGAGGAGTGCCACGAGCTCGAGGGCGGCGAGGTGGAGAAGCCCGCCACGGTCGCGACCCTTCTGCCCGAGATGCGCCCGTTCGATCACGCCGTACACCTGTCCGGCTCAATGGACCTGACGTGCGAGACCTGCCATGTCGGAATCTCCAGCTCGTCGAGCTCGGCGACTTACTCTATGCCGGCGACCGCTCAGTGCACGAGCTGTCATGAGGGAGAGGTCGTCGCCCGTCCGACGGGTCTGGCGGCGTGCTCGACTTGCCACTATTATCACGATCTGACCCGTCAACATGGTGCGGGATGGACCGTCAAAGCAGCATCGCTCGGCCTCCCGCCGGCGGCGGTTCCCGTCGCTCAGAGTGGAGAAACGGGCGAGGATACAAGCTCAGAGAGGAGCGGAATGACAATGGATCTCGGGATGATGGAGATCGTGTTACTCGCGATCGGGATCATTTTCGCCTTCATCGCAGGAATCATGCTCGTTGGTTGGTTTGCTCTGCGACGGGAGAAGCGAAAACTCGACAAGCAGGCCGCTTCGGGTAGCCGGCGTTCGGGCTTCGCGAGCACGACCCCGGCGTCGACGCCTTCGAGCGCACAGGCATCCCCGGCCCCCGCCGGACAGCCACCTCCGGCACCGGCTGGTGGACCGGGCGCGACACCGAAGGGAAGCGCGCCGAAGACGATGATGATGACGCGGCGGCCGTCGACGATTCCCGAGGCTCCGGAGGGAGCCACCGTCGCGGTCAAATGGCAGGGGTCCATCGCCTGGACTTCAGGGCCTCTCGAGGGGATGCGCCTTCCCATCGACGACAGCGGTTTCTACATCGGACGCGACAAGGAGATGGCTCAGATGGTGATCGATGATCCGAGAATCTCGCGTCGCCATGTGTGGGTGGGAATCAGGGACGGAAAGCCGACCGTGGTGGATCAGGGGTCGACCAACGGAACCTTCCTGAACGACGTCAACAATCGAATCAGCGAGTCGGTGTTGAAGTCGGGAGACGAGGTCATTCTTTCGGAGGACGTGGCGAGATTTCGATTCGACGCATGA
- a CDS encoding heme-binding protein — protein MKRLAIALFLFSITPVSDAAERERARGVRRPPVSLVPAATAPDCSGEITQAICRESRDEEFAPISADEVARLATGAAGAIADDRMTVAVVDRAGRVLAIVRKPGSSPENDDVAVGLARTAAFFSHDMAPLSSRTVRFISGVHFPPGVKRAPNAALYGIENTNRGCDFNVEFNPGKCIPRATSVSGGPCNPFDQSGCGTGPVTGKPQPFDLHEGGAHPEGLDLKGPRTPNGLPVNPGGVPIYRVANIRIEGDLDAGNASIEVDGPGHLLGGIGVAGIDGDHAEFAAFAAVAFAGGNIFPAPSFPLPPPGRVFIDGFRLPFVENGSRPAGTTADPAPSVAFVVGPVDGGCAANRYLVGPSASAELSLDEVDAIIRRSFDTARKTQGLIRLPLGSYARMVIAVSDLEGNILALYRMPDATVFSVDVAVAKARNVVYFSSESSSPDDLPGVPPGTAVTNRTIGFGAQPLYPAGIDFTEPGPFFDLFVRDLMNPCSQGLQPANPNQNGVVFFAGASPLYRDGVLVGGLGVSGDGVEQDDYVSFFGAGDFLPEESIRADQIFVRDVRLPFLKWPRKPLVATEVPVTTFEEPED, from the coding sequence ATGAAAAGACTTGCCATCGCACTGTTCCTTTTCTCGATCACTCCGGTCTCGGATGCAGCGGAACGTGAGCGAGCCCGGGGCGTTCGCCGACCGCCGGTGAGTCTCGTTCCAGCCGCGACCGCGCCCGACTGCAGTGGAGAGATCACCCAGGCGATCTGTCGCGAGAGCCGGGACGAGGAGTTCGCGCCGATTTCGGCCGACGAGGTCGCTCGTCTTGCAACCGGAGCCGCGGGAGCGATTGCAGACGACCGGATGACTGTTGCCGTGGTCGATCGGGCAGGGAGGGTTCTGGCGATCGTCCGGAAGCCTGGATCGAGCCCTGAAAACGACGACGTCGCCGTCGGACTCGCTCGCACCGCCGCTTTCTTCAGTCACGACATGGCTCCGCTGTCGTCCCGGACCGTCCGCTTCATCAGCGGCGTTCACTTTCCTCCCGGCGTCAAGAGAGCGCCGAATGCCGCGCTTTATGGAATCGAGAATACGAATCGGGGCTGCGACTTCAACGTCGAGTTCAATCCGGGAAAATGCATTCCACGGGCGACATCGGTTTCGGGTGGGCCATGCAATCCGTTCGACCAGAGCGGGTGTGGCACCGGCCCCGTCACAGGAAAACCGCAGCCATTCGACCTTCACGAGGGAGGCGCCCACCCCGAAGGTCTCGACCTCAAAGGGCCGCGCACCCCGAATGGTTTGCCGGTGAATCCGGGAGGAGTGCCGATTTACCGGGTTGCGAACATCCGGATCGAGGGAGATCTGGACGCGGGGAACGCGTCGATTGAAGTCGACGGGCCGGGCCACCTGCTCGGCGGAATCGGTGTCGCCGGCATCGATGGTGATCACGCCGAGTTTGCGGCCTTTGCCGCCGTCGCATTCGCGGGAGGAAACATCTTTCCGGCGCCGAGCTTCCCGCTGCCTCCACCCGGCCGCGTGTTCATCGACGGATTCCGGCTCCCGTTCGTCGAGAACGGATCGCGACCCGCCGGTACCACCGCCGATCCGGCTCCTTCGGTCGCATTCGTGGTGGGCCCGGTCGATGGCGGCTGTGCCGCCAACCGTTATCTCGTCGGCCCGTCGGCCAGCGCCGAGCTGTCGCTCGACGAAGTCGATGCGATCATTCGTCGCTCGTTCGACACCGCACGAAAGACACAGGGCCTGATCCGTCTTCCGCTCGGAAGTTATGCGCGAATGGTCATTGCCGTGTCGGATCTCGAAGGCAACATTCTCGCGCTCTATCGGATGCCGGACGCGACGGTGTTCTCGGTCGACGTCGCCGTCGCGAAGGCGAGAAACGTCGTCTACTTCAGCAGCGAATCGAGCTCCCCCGACGATCTTCCCGGAGTTCCCCCCGGGACGGCGGTGACGAACCGGACGATCGGTTTCGGGGCGCAACCGCTCTACCCGGCAGGAATCGATTTCACCGAGCCGGGACCATTCTTCGACCTTTTCGTGCGGGATCTGATGAACCCCTGTTCCCAGGGTCTCCAGCCCGCGAACCCGAATCAGAACGGCGTCGTCTTTTTTGCGGGAGCTTCGCCGCTCTATCGGGATGGTGTTCTGGTCGGCGGGCTGGGGGTGAGCGGCGACGGTGTCGAACAGGACGATTACGTCTCATTCTTCGGAGCCGGCGATTTTCTCCCGGAAGAGTCGATTCGTGCGGATCAGATCTTCGTGCGTGACGTTCGTCTGCCATTCCTCAAATGGCCGCGGAAACCGCTGGTGGCGACCGAAGTTCCGGTGACTACATTCGAAGAGCCCGAGGACTGA
- a CDS encoding universal stress protein produces the protein MSEFRLNRILVGSELSAESMAPVAFASDLAEAVDAEVVLFHAVQPIRFGYGMGERDGIEGETGAQMEEAEARLDRIASELFPQQTTVKLRLATGSPIQLIAEVAEEESADLIVIGTHGYHPGIRYLLGSVAQGVLHSTDLPVITVPLDRDLQKDEILTILCPVNFTPIGQMGMILAAEMGRLLGAEVIALHLIESESTGDVAEHVQKLREWLPPHIFDACRVRIIARSGKAAEEVVKYARTQRVDLIVLGAQRRRFADTFEVGTTTERVTRHAPCPVLTVMSPSPDE, from the coding sequence ATGAGTGAGTTCAGGCTGAATCGGATTCTCGTCGGGAGCGAGCTGTCGGCCGAGTCGATGGCTCCGGTTGCGTTCGCTTCCGACCTTGCCGAAGCGGTCGATGCGGAAGTGGTTCTCTTCCATGCGGTCCAGCCGATCCGGTTCGGCTACGGGATGGGCGAGCGGGACGGGATTGAAGGAGAAACCGGGGCGCAGATGGAGGAAGCCGAGGCGAGGCTCGATCGCATCGCTTCGGAGCTCTTTCCTCAGCAGACGACCGTGAAACTCCGGCTTGCGACCGGATCGCCCATTCAGCTGATTGCAGAAGTGGCGGAAGAAGAGTCGGCTGATCTGATCGTGATCGGGACCCACGGCTACCATCCGGGCATCCGGTACCTCCTCGGATCAGTCGCCCAGGGCGTGCTTCACTCCACCGATCTCCCGGTGATCACAGTCCCCCTCGACCGGGATCTTCAGAAGGACGAGATCCTCACGATCCTCTGCCCGGTGAACTTCACTCCGATCGGGCAGATGGGGATGATCCTCGCCGCCGAGATGGGAAGGCTTCTCGGTGCGGAAGTGATCGCACTGCACCTCATCGAGTCGGAATCGACGGGCGACGTTGCCGAACATGTGCAGAAGTTGCGGGAGTGGCTTCCGCCGCATATTTTCGATGCGTGCCGCGTGAGGATCATCGCTCGTTCCGGGAAGGCCGCGGAGGAAGTCGTGAAATATGCGCGAACCCAACGCGTCGATCTGATCGTACTCGGGGCACAGCGACGGAGATTCGCGGATACGTTCGAAGTGGGCACGACGACCGAGCGGGTGACCCGCCATGCGCCCTGTCCCGTCCTGACCGTAATGTCGCCCTCGCCGGACGAGTGA